The proteins below come from a single Armatimonadota bacterium genomic window:
- a CDS encoding FAD-dependent oxidoreductase, producing MSGRTPLFRSLAKATLRHEAAARPGVGSPSRRDVLARAIASAAMVGPVGRLGPAADAPSAPRVAIIGAGLAGLSCADRLQSKGVIARIYEGNTRIGGRCSSLRNLFPGQVAEYGGELIDTSHKTMLGYANRFNLPLEDLSKLPGEVAYRVDGANVPESAVVAEYRVLESRMRADMKTLSGGPTFFSHTSADVALDQTSLADYLHTRAADLPIIRAVLRVAYEIEYGLDASEQSCLNLLLFIHADRRSKFTPFGVFSDERYHIVSGNDGVVHGLASDFQGAIETGAVLTKLAKNGSGQVLMYFNGSSVPEVADAAIVTLPFTVLRSITLDPSLGLSSDKRRAIDELGYGTNSKTMIGFNGAPWLTQYGSNGAAYSDLPNMQTCWETNPTLRSATSVLTDYSAGPRGAGLTSANLQSQVAAFLGDLEPIWPGIESAARKNGASYVARLANWTTYPWARGSYTCYRPGQFTSIAGLEGLRAGHLHFAGEHTDSFYSWQGYMEGACLSGIAAANEVLDDIKKKRL from the coding sequence ATGTCTGGCAGAACCCCCCTCTTTCGATCCTTGGCCAAGGCCACGCTCCGACACGAAGCCGCTGCGAGACCTGGAGTTGGCAGCCCCTCCCGCCGCGACGTGTTGGCCAGGGCGATCGCTTCCGCCGCGATGGTGGGGCCGGTTGGGCGACTCGGCCCTGCGGCGGACGCGCCATCCGCGCCTCGCGTCGCCATTATCGGCGCAGGGCTGGCCGGGCTTTCTTGCGCTGATCGACTCCAGAGCAAGGGTGTGATTGCCCGCATCTACGAGGGCAACACGCGCATCGGTGGCCGCTGCAGCTCGCTGCGCAACCTCTTCCCGGGCCAGGTGGCCGAGTACGGCGGTGAGCTCATCGACACTTCGCACAAGACCATGCTGGGATACGCGAACCGCTTCAACCTACCCCTCGAAGACCTCTCCAAACTCCCCGGCGAGGTCGCCTATCGCGTCGATGGGGCCAACGTCCCCGAGTCCGCGGTGGTCGCCGAGTACCGGGTCCTGGAGTCGCGCATGAGGGCCGACATGAAGACGCTCTCGGGCGGCCCCACCTTCTTCTCCCACACCTCGGCCGACGTGGCGCTGGACCAGACCAGCCTCGCGGACTACTTGCACACTCGCGCCGCCGACCTACCCATCATCCGGGCCGTCCTGCGCGTGGCCTATGAGATCGAGTACGGACTTGACGCGAGCGAGCAATCCTGTCTCAACCTGTTGCTCTTCATCCATGCCGACCGGCGGTCGAAGTTCACGCCGTTCGGAGTTTTTTCCGACGAGCGCTACCACATCGTTTCCGGCAACGATGGCGTGGTTCACGGCCTCGCGAGCGACTTTCAGGGCGCGATCGAAACGGGCGCTGTGCTGACGAAGCTCGCCAAGAACGGCTCGGGGCAAGTGCTCATGTACTTCAACGGATCTTCGGTACCTGAAGTGGCTGATGCGGCCATCGTCACGCTCCCATTCACGGTTCTGCGCAGCATCACGCTCGACCCCAGCCTTGGACTCAGCTCGGACAAGCGGCGCGCCATCGACGAGCTTGGGTATGGGACCAACTCAAAAACGATGATCGGGTTCAACGGCGCGCCTTGGCTAACCCAGTACGGCAGTAACGGCGCAGCGTACTCCGACCTTCCGAATATGCAGACCTGTTGGGAGACGAACCCCACGCTGCGCTCTGCGACCTCCGTTCTGACCGACTATTCGGCAGGGCCACGCGGCGCAGGGCTCACGAGTGCGAACTTGCAGAGCCAGGTGGCCGCCTTTCTTGGCGATTTGGAGCCCATTTGGCCCGGCATCGAGTCGGCCGCCCGAAAGAACGGCGCCAGCTACGTTGCCCGGCTCGCCAATTGGACTACCTATCCTTGGGCGAGGGGTTCCTACACCTGCTATCGGCCTGGGCAGTTCACCTCTATAGCTGGCCTAGAGGGCCTGCGAGCGGGACACCTGCACTTCGCCGGCGAGCACACCGACTCGTTTTATTCCTGGCAAGGCTATATGGAGGGGGCGTGCCTCTCGGGGATCGCCGCCGCGAACGAGGTGCTGGACGATATCAAGAAGAAGAGGCTGTGA
- a CDS encoding beta-mannanase: MSPLFLCCALGTVQATIHMEAETGRLAGVAVETKIAGYRGQGYVTGWDQEGDHLEFRFRAKAGLYSLSIRYHASQEKGFEVAANERTSGGMFEATGSSWRTHWAGKVELREGANTLKLNKGWGWYDVDWIELTPAVVPVTLAKPPRQLADRRAGREAKGLHQRLLDAYGKAMFSGQYGAEDCALVKRLTGRLPAIRGGDFMEYSPSRAERGADNKQESEKLIAAARAGQIITISWHWNAPTKLIDKMITDAQGRQVDAKWYKGFYSNATTFDVAAALADPASQDYRLLLRDIDAISGELKKFQKARVPVLWRPLHEADGSWFWWGAKGPEPFKQLWRLMFNRMTKIHKLHNLIWVANVVKPDWYPGDDVVDVVGVDAYPSDVSDPLSGTWESLQARVKGKKLLAITEFGGVPDPDRAFRFGAKWSYFVSWLGDQGPKKMSSDDLSRIYRSSRTLNAPIRSR, translated from the coding sequence GTGAGTCCTTTGTTCCTTTGCTGTGCGCTGGGCACCGTGCAGGCGACAATCCACATGGAGGCCGAAACGGGCCGGCTCGCCGGTGTGGCCGTCGAGACTAAAATCGCCGGCTATCGCGGGCAAGGCTATGTCACCGGCTGGGACCAGGAGGGTGATCATCTTGAGTTCAGGTTCAGAGCCAAGGCTGGACTCTACTCGCTCTCCATTCGCTATCATGCCTCCCAGGAAAAGGGCTTCGAGGTCGCGGCCAATGAAAGGACCTCGGGCGGCATGTTCGAAGCCACGGGAAGCTCTTGGCGAACCCATTGGGCTGGAAAAGTGGAGCTGCGTGAAGGCGCTAACACCTTAAAGCTGAACAAGGGATGGGGTTGGTATGACGTGGACTGGATCGAGCTAACGCCCGCGGTGGTCCCGGTCACTCTGGCGAAGCCGCCGAGACAACTTGCGGACCGGCGTGCGGGAAGGGAAGCCAAAGGCCTTCACCAACGATTGCTAGATGCCTACGGGAAGGCGATGTTCTCAGGCCAGTATGGGGCGGAGGATTGCGCCCTCGTTAAGAGGCTCACCGGTAGGTTGCCCGCGATCCGTGGCGGCGACTTCATGGAGTACTCGCCTTCGCGAGCCGAGCGCGGCGCGGACAACAAACAGGAGTCCGAGAAGCTGATCGCCGCCGCAAGGGCCGGCCAGATCATCACGATCTCCTGGCACTGGAACGCGCCGACGAAGCTGATCGACAAGATGATCACGGATGCCCAGGGCCGCCAGGTGGACGCCAAGTGGTACAAGGGCTTCTATTCCAATGCGACGACGTTCGATGTTGCGGCAGCTCTGGCGGACCCAGCCTCACAGGACTACCGGCTTCTGCTGCGGGATATCGACGCGATCTCCGGAGAGCTGAAGAAGTTCCAGAAAGCGCGGGTTCCGGTGCTGTGGCGGCCCTTGCACGAGGCCGACGGCAGTTGGTTCTGGTGGGGCGCAAAGGGTCCCGAGCCGTTCAAGCAGCTGTGGCGGCTGATGTTCAACCGGATGACAAAGATCCACAAGCTTCACAACCTGATCTGGGTGGCCAACGTGGTCAAGCCTGATTGGTATCCAGGCGACGACGTGGTGGACGTGGTCGGTGTGGACGCTTATCCCAGCGACGTCTCCGATCCCCTGAGCGGGACGTGGGAGTCGCTTCAAGCCCGGGTCAAAGGCAAGAAGCTGCTGGCGATCACGGAGTTCGGCGGTGTCCCGGACCCCGATCGGGCCTTTCGTTTCGGCGCGAAGTGGTCTTACTTCGTCTCATGGCTCGGCGACCAGGGACCGAAGAAGATGTCTTCGGACGATCTCTCCAGGATCTACCGATCCTCTAGAACCCTGAATGCCCCTATCCGAAGCCGTTGA
- a CDS encoding polysaccharide deacetylase family protein, translated as MATSRTTFILGLAFGVALGGASFFAVHRLRGLGPPRTFDLRQDLLERGNADLKEVAITFDDGPHPETKRILDELRAARAKATFFVVGKMIDKDPALVRRLLYEGHEVGNHTFDHLRLEGRSREMIREDIAQCQRAFYRVTGAEMNLFRPPGMRYDDTVIRAAQDLGYVTVHWNVAAKDFQPKAPSEIASTVLHQVRPGSVILLHNHPDTAKALPAILNGLEALGYRTVRVSQMLARLPRPVVIRSNAFGVKLDVVARIAKTEARKPRQRKGVEKRYALRQPKGSIPVDAGRKKAPIPSGALQ; from the coding sequence GTGGCAACCTCGCGAACGACGTTCATTCTAGGATTGGCTTTCGGCGTCGCCTTGGGGGGCGCCTCTTTTTTCGCTGTACACCGGCTGAGAGGGCTCGGACCGCCGCGGACCTTCGATCTTCGGCAGGACCTGCTAGAGCGCGGCAACGCAGACCTTAAAGAGGTCGCGATCACGTTTGACGACGGGCCGCACCCAGAAACGAAGAGGATTCTGGATGAGCTCCGTGCCGCGCGGGCCAAAGCCACCTTTTTCGTGGTCGGCAAGATGATCGACAAGGACCCGGCGCTGGTCCGGCGTCTGCTTTATGAGGGCCACGAGGTCGGGAACCATACCTTCGACCACCTGAGGCTCGAAGGCCGGTCGCGCGAGATGATCCGAGAAGACATCGCCCAATGCCAGCGGGCGTTCTATCGAGTCACAGGCGCCGAAATGAACCTATTCAGGCCACCGGGAATGCGTTACGACGACACGGTGATCCGCGCGGCACAAGACTTGGGTTACGTGACCGTCCACTGGAACGTGGCAGCAAAGGACTTTCAGCCCAAGGCGCCAAGTGAGATCGCCTCGACGGTCTTGCATCAGGTTCGTCCCGGCAGCGTCATCCTTCTGCATAACCATCCGGATACTGCGAAAGCTCTGCCCGCCATTCTCAATGGGCTCGAAGCTCTGGGATATCGAACGGTGAGGGTGAGCCAGATGCTTGCTCGCCTCCCGAGGCCCGTCGTTATCCGAAGCAACGCTTTTGGGGTCAAACTTGACGTCGTGGCGCGCATCGCCAAGACCGAAGCTCGCAAGCCAAGGCAGCGAAAGGGGGTCGAGAAGCGGTATGCCCTGAGGCAGCCAAAAGGGTCAATACCTGTCGATGCCGGGCGCAAGAAAGCGCCGATTCCGTCAGGCGCCCTGCAATAG
- the clpB gene encoding ATP-dependent chaperone ClpB, whose translation MRFEKLTIKAQGVLQDAQAIASEYKHSAIDVEAMLLALLRQEGGVSGPLLLKLEVDPKAIEAEVRASLGHAPSVSGESASVAASLSPRLQGVFTEAFRLAEKMGDEYVSTDLLLLAIAKEAGASGKLLRSKGATEKAVTQAIEDLRQGRKVTDQGAEDRYKALEKYGVDLTAKARSGKLDPVIGRDDEIRRVIQVLSRRTKNNPVLIGDPGVGKTAIVEGLAQRIVAGDVPESLRDKSLVALDLGAMVAGAKYRGEFEDRLKAVLDEIRSAEGQIVVFIDELHTLVGAGKAEGSLDAANMLKPMLARGELRCVGATTLDEYRKYVEKDKALERRFQLVLVDEPTVEETISILRGLKERYEIHHGVRITDSALVSAAVLGARYVGDRFLPDKAIDLMDEAASRLKMEIDSVPTEIDEVQRQVAHLEIDREALRKEEDAAGKERLAATEKRLAEVQETLTALNARWQTEKQRIELVRKTKQELEDLKTQLQQAEREADWGRAAEIQHGLIPGLQKRLDQESEELAKVQAEGKMLKEEVDSEDIAEVVSKWTGVPVSRLMQGEMQKLLTMEDRLRERVVGQDEILQVISDAIRRSRSGLSDPNRPIGSFLFLGPTGVGKTETAKALAEFLFDDEHNLVRLDMSEYQEKHTVARLIGAPPGYIGYEEGGQLTEAVRRRPYSVVLLDEVEKAHPEVFNVLLQILDDGRLTDGHGRVVDFKNTVVLMTSNLGSQLYGDPFSESSEFPDQSDKSDTSDMSDRPDLSDKRSSFQETKLRILDEVRHFFRPEFINRLDDMLVFRPLGVAEIKQIVRIQVKKLASRLEERRITLSLSEEALLQLATAGYDPVYGARPLKRAIQNAIMNPLAKKMLLGEVGEGQRVNVGYASGEFLFEAESAAKSGA comes from the coding sequence ATGCGATTTGAGAAGCTTACGATCAAGGCTCAGGGAGTGCTTCAGGACGCCCAAGCCATTGCCAGCGAGTACAAGCACTCGGCGATCGACGTCGAGGCGATGCTGCTCGCCCTGCTGAGGCAAGAGGGCGGGGTCAGTGGTCCGCTCTTGCTGAAGCTGGAAGTGGACCCCAAGGCCATCGAGGCAGAGGTTCGCGCGAGCCTGGGCCATGCGCCCAGCGTCTCTGGCGAGTCGGCCTCGGTTGCGGCCTCGCTCAGCCCCCGGCTGCAGGGTGTGTTCACCGAGGCGTTCCGACTGGCCGAGAAGATGGGGGACGAGTACGTCTCGACCGATCTGCTGCTGCTTGCCATCGCCAAAGAGGCGGGAGCTTCCGGCAAGCTGCTCCGGTCGAAGGGCGCAACGGAGAAGGCGGTCACTCAGGCCATCGAGGACCTGCGCCAAGGCAGAAAGGTCACCGACCAGGGCGCGGAAGATCGCTACAAGGCGCTCGAAAAGTACGGCGTCGACCTCACCGCAAAAGCCCGTTCCGGCAAGCTTGACCCGGTGATTGGCCGAGACGACGAGATTCGCCGCGTGATTCAGGTGCTGAGCCGCCGCACCAAGAACAACCCGGTGCTCATCGGCGATCCCGGCGTAGGCAAGACCGCCATCGTCGAGGGTTTGGCTCAGCGCATCGTGGCGGGCGACGTTCCCGAGTCCTTGCGCGACAAGTCGCTCGTGGCCCTGGACTTGGGTGCGATGGTCGCCGGCGCCAAGTACCGTGGCGAGTTCGAAGACCGCCTGAAGGCCGTGCTCGATGAGATCCGATCGGCGGAGGGGCAGATTGTGGTTTTCATCGACGAACTGCACACGCTGGTCGGCGCGGGTAAGGCAGAGGGGAGCCTCGATGCGGCGAACATGCTCAAGCCGATGCTGGCGCGCGGCGAGCTGCGCTGCGTGGGCGCGACCACCCTCGACGAATACCGCAAGTACGTTGAAAAGGACAAGGCCCTTGAGCGCCGTTTCCAGCTCGTGCTGGTCGACGAACCGACGGTCGAAGAGACGATCAGCATCCTTCGCGGGCTCAAGGAGCGCTACGAGATTCACCATGGCGTGCGCATCACCGACTCGGCGCTGGTCAGCGCGGCGGTGCTCGGAGCGCGCTATGTAGGGGACAGGTTCCTGCCGGACAAAGCCATCGACCTGATGGACGAGGCCGCTTCGCGCCTCAAGATGGAGATTGACTCGGTGCCGACCGAGATCGACGAGGTTCAGCGCCAGGTTGCCCATCTTGAGATCGACCGCGAGGCGTTGCGCAAGGAAGAGGACGCCGCCGGCAAGGAGCGGCTTGCCGCGACCGAGAAGCGCTTGGCGGAGGTCCAGGAGACCCTCACTGCGCTCAACGCGCGCTGGCAGACCGAAAAGCAGAGGATCGAGCTGGTCCGAAAGACCAAGCAAGAGCTTGAGGACCTGAAGACCCAGCTCCAGCAGGCCGAGCGAGAGGCCGATTGGGGTAGGGCTGCGGAGATCCAGCACGGACTGATCCCGGGCCTCCAAAAGCGCCTTGACCAAGAGTCCGAGGAGCTTGCCAAGGTGCAGGCCGAAGGCAAGATGCTGAAGGAAGAGGTCGACTCGGAGGACATTGCCGAGGTAGTCAGCAAGTGGACCGGAGTTCCCGTAAGCCGCCTGATGCAGGGCGAAATGCAGAAGCTCCTGACCATGGAGGACCGGCTGCGCGAGCGCGTGGTCGGCCAAGACGAGATTCTGCAAGTGATCTCGGATGCCATTAGGCGCTCGCGCTCTGGGCTCAGCGACCCGAACCGGCCGATCGGCTCGTTCCTTTTCCTGGGCCCCACGGGCGTCGGCAAGACCGAGACCGCCAAGGCGCTAGCGGAGTTCCTTTTTGACGACGAGCACAACCTGGTTAGGCTCGACATGAGCGAGTATCAGGAGAAGCACACGGTCGCGAGGCTGATCGGCGCACCTCCAGGCTACATCGGCTATGAGGAGGGCGGACAGCTCACCGAGGCGGTGCGCCGTCGGCCCTATTCGGTCGTGCTTCTCGACGAGGTCGAGAAGGCACACCCGGAAGTCTTCAACGTGCTGCTACAGATTCTGGACGACGGGCGTCTGACCGACGGGCATGGCCGCGTGGTGGACTTCAAGAACACGGTCGTGCTGATGACGAGCAACCTGGGAAGCCAGCTCTACGGGGACCCGTTCTCGGAGTCTTCCGAATTTCCCGACCAGTCCGACAAGTCGGACACGTCCGACATGTCAGACAGGCCCGACCTCTCAGACAAGAGAAGCTCCTTCCAAGAAACCAAGCTGCGCATTCTTGACGAGGTGCGGCACTTCTTCAGACCTGAGTTCATCAACCGTCTGGACGACATGCTGGTGTTCCGCCCACTCGGAGTGGCAGAGATCAAGCAGATCGTACGCATCCAGGTCAAGAAGTTGGCGTCTAGGCTCGAAGAGCGGCGCATCACGCTTTCGCTCTCGGAGGAGGCACTCTTGCAGCTCGCGACCGCCGGCTACGACCCGGTCTATGGCGCGAGGCCGTTGAAGCGGGCGATACAGAACGCGATCATGAACCCGCTCGCGAAGAAAATGCTCCTCGGTGAAGTCGGTGAGGGCCAAAGGGTCAACGTCGGCTATGCCAGTGGGGAGTTCCTGTTTGAAGCAGAATCGGCTGCAAAGTCTGGAGCTTAG
- the mnmE gene encoding tRNA uridine-5-carboxymethylaminomethyl(34) synthesis GTPase MnmE codes for MRSLTDTIVAPITGPGPAPVATIRLSGPDAWKVGSQVFQPWPEHPEPMRALYGSVGEGDALALPFAEGRSYTGEPCVEISVHGSRASVVSLVESCMRCGSRMADPGEFTYRAFMNGRMDLSMAEGVADMVLASTGRQLRQAELHRSGALRDRARAIRGVLLDALAAVEAQVDFSEEVGPLDRASLAAKIGEAITEIQSLLQTAQTGRLLREGVRIAIVGLPNAGKSSLLNAILGTARAIVTDVPGTTRDTIEEQVEFGGLLWVLTDTAGLRETGDRVESEGVARARRALDEADLVWYVYDASLGWTSQDERLITEASRPALKVANKTDLAPGSEGDLQVSALAKSGIELLFESTVSRLEIGAADDRVLIRERHAPLLQGAVEGAELAVQSLGSNVPLDLSAVGLQQAIQALGQVTGESGSEDLLDSIFSRFCIGK; via the coding sequence TTGCGTTCGCTGACCGACACCATCGTCGCGCCGATTACCGGCCCCGGTCCCGCTCCTGTTGCGACCATCCGCCTGTCGGGACCCGATGCATGGAAGGTCGGGAGCCAGGTGTTCCAGCCCTGGCCCGAGCACCCCGAGCCGATGCGCGCCCTTTATGGGTCGGTAGGTGAAGGAGACGCCTTGGCGCTTCCGTTCGCCGAGGGGCGTAGCTACACCGGAGAGCCCTGCGTCGAGATCTCGGTTCACGGCTCGCGAGCTTCGGTTGTTTCCCTGGTCGAATCGTGTATGAGGTGTGGCTCCAGGATGGCCGATCCCGGCGAGTTCACCTACCGGGCGTTCATGAACGGCCGGATGGACCTTTCTATGGCCGAAGGGGTCGCCGACATGGTTCTGGCGAGCACCGGCCGGCAGCTCAGGCAAGCTGAACTGCACCGCTCCGGGGCGCTGCGCGACCGTGCCCGCGCGATCCGCGGCGTGTTGCTGGATGCCCTGGCGGCCGTCGAGGCGCAAGTTGATTTCAGCGAGGAGGTCGGACCGCTGGACCGCGCTTCGCTGGCCGCCAAGATCGGGGAGGCGATCACTGAGATTCAGAGTCTTCTCCAGACGGCTCAAACCGGGCGCCTCTTGCGTGAGGGGGTTCGAATCGCCATCGTCGGTCTTCCCAACGCCGGGAAGTCGTCGCTGCTCAACGCAATCCTGGGGACCGCCCGCGCCATCGTCACGGACGTTCCCGGCACAACCCGCGATACGATCGAGGAGCAGGTGGAGTTTGGGGGCCTGCTATGGGTACTGACCGACACAGCGGGCCTGCGCGAGACGGGCGATCGTGTAGAGTCGGAAGGCGTGGCGCGCGCGCGCCGGGCACTCGATGAGGCCGACCTCGTGTGGTATGTCTATGACGCTTCCTTGGGATGGACCTCTCAGGATGAGCGGCTCATCACTGAGGCAAGCCGGCCCGCGCTGAAGGTCGCAAACAAGACCGACTTGGCGCCTGGAAGCGAAGGGGACCTCCAGGTGAGCGCCCTTGCGAAATCGGGTATCGAGCTTCTCTTCGAGAGCACAGTGAGCAGGCTGGAGATCGGGGCGGCCGACGATAGGGTTCTCATCCGCGAGCGCCATGCCCCGCTCCTCCAGGGGGCGGTCGAGGGCGCCGAACTTGCCGTTCAGTCCTTGGGGTCCAACGTGCCGCTCGATCTTTCGGCCGTGGGGCTTCAGCAGGCCATCCAGGCCCTTGGCCAAGTCACGGGGGAATCTGGCTCCGAGGACCTCCTGGACTCTATCTTCTCCAGGTTCTGCATAGGTAAATAG
- a CDS encoding PD-(D/E)XK nuclease family protein, with translation MPIASPMPPFPSLSKTSLGAFRDCERRWALQYQKHKLPDDLKVDISLESKLMPHNAFVGQVVDDTITGALRTYQDKGHWPKKVTLEEAARKYFDQYLSTTERWIYLRKTRSKPEELKRQPIDRVYYGLPYKESEKQELFARIDSCLKCFQESEIPEWVTSFDPGYWKVAEKGTAPWFDWDRIAVYAKYDFAIVTHDHTYIVDWKTGEAKKESEASATDQLHIYAKYAMSVWGSRREDMTLRSVWLSTRPEKCIHDQPVDVDVLARLFRDFKKTHEDLKQRLKRADFGLQALFEQFPKTGFPRRCKGCAFHSCEGWIDSQGYKRHE, from the coding sequence ATGCCGATCGCCTCTCCAATGCCCCCGTTTCCCTCCCTGAGCAAGACGAGCCTCGGGGCGTTTCGGGACTGCGAGCGGCGTTGGGCGCTTCAGTATCAGAAGCACAAGCTCCCAGACGATCTCAAGGTCGATATCTCCCTGGAATCTAAGCTCATGCCGCACAACGCGTTTGTCGGGCAGGTGGTGGACGACACTATCACGGGGGCGCTGCGCACCTACCAAGATAAGGGGCATTGGCCGAAGAAGGTCACACTGGAAGAGGCGGCGAGGAAGTACTTCGATCAATACCTTTCGACCACCGAGCGCTGGATCTACCTGCGCAAGACGCGATCGAAGCCGGAAGAGCTGAAGCGGCAGCCGATCGACCGCGTGTATTACGGACTGCCCTATAAGGAGTCCGAGAAACAGGAGCTCTTCGCCCGAATCGATTCATGCCTCAAGTGCTTCCAGGAGTCGGAGATTCCCGAATGGGTGACCTCATTCGATCCAGGCTATTGGAAGGTGGCCGAGAAGGGCACGGCGCCCTGGTTCGATTGGGACAGAATCGCGGTCTATGCCAAGTACGATTTCGCGATCGTGACCCACGACCACACCTACATCGTGGATTGGAAGACGGGCGAAGCCAAGAAGGAGAGCGAGGCGTCTGCGACGGACCAGCTTCACATCTATGCGAAATACGCGATGTCGGTGTGGGGCTCGCGGCGCGAGGACATGACGCTAAGGTCCGTGTGGCTTTCAACGCGGCCCGAGAAGTGTATTCACGACCAGCCCGTGGACGTGGACGTGCTCGCGAGGCTGTTTCGTGATTTCAAGAAGACCCATGAGGACCTTAAGCAGAGGCTCAAGCGGGCCGATTTCGGCCTGCAGGCGCTCTTCGAGCAGTTCCCCAAGACGGGGTTTCCCAGGCGATGCAAGGGGTGTGCGTTTCACTCGTGCGAGGGGTGGATCGACTCGCAAGGGTACAAGAGGCATGAATAG
- a CDS encoding BlaI/MecI/CopY family transcriptional regulator, with product MRDGDAQKGLSRRERQIIEVLYRLGACSASEVHEALPDAPSNTAVRTLLAILVEKGHVVQRREGLKNIYEPKVPKEEMARSVIHGVVQNFFDGSIERVVAALLDPSERPLSEAEVIRLQELIEDARRRGS from the coding sequence ATGCGTGATGGGGATGCCCAAAAGGGGCTAAGCCGCCGGGAACGCCAGATCATCGAGGTCCTGTATCGTCTTGGGGCCTGCTCCGCATCGGAGGTTCACGAGGCGCTCCCGGATGCCCCAAGCAATACAGCGGTACGCACCCTGCTTGCGATCTTGGTGGAGAAGGGCCACGTCGTCCAGCGCCGCGAAGGGCTGAAGAACATCTACGAGCCCAAGGTCCCGAAGGAGGAGATGGCTCGGAGCGTTATCCACGGTGTGGTCCAGAACTTCTTCGATGGCTCGATCGAAAGGGTCGTCGCCGCCTTGCTGGATCCAAGCGAGAGGCCGCTCTCTGAGGCAGAAGTGATACGCCTTCAGGAGTTGATCGAAGATGCCCGCAGGAGGGGATCATGA
- the ftsZ gene encoding cell division protein FtsZ produces MDRDRAAGRGRQEPFSSFAARPCRSEEGTIVNPGNAVIKVIGVGGGGMNAVNRMIEAGIQGVEFIAMNTDVQVLDLSRATKKVQLGGDLTRGLGSGGNPEIGKSAAEESKNEIRKVLEGADMVFITAGMGGGTGTGAAPVVADLAREINALTVAVVTKPFGFEGPKRFRVADNGITALTGRVDTIITIPNSRIQSVVERRTPLNEAFRVADDVLRQGVQGISDIITIPGTINVDFADVRAVMNNAGPALMGIGFGVGDQRALQAAQSATNSALLEQSINGARGVLVNITSNEELTLQEVNEAMEYIHGLCDSDEANIFFGTVVDPNMDGSVRITVLATGFEPVSREATPTLFEPERAVVVERSHLSPVANAFNAISKTQIPPVPNAGDPVMVTDRGITAGRRGELETQAVFDEEDLEIPAFIREHSARQ; encoded by the coding sequence ATGGACCGAGATCGCGCCGCGGGGCGCGGAAGGCAGGAGCCTTTCTCATCATTCGCCGCTAGACCTTGTCGCAGCGAGGAAGGAACTATTGTGAACCCAGGAAACGCCGTCATAAAAGTCATTGGAGTGGGCGGGGGCGGAATGAATGCCGTCAACCGCATGATCGAAGCGGGCATCCAGGGCGTGGAGTTCATCGCGATGAACACCGACGTCCAAGTGCTCGACCTTAGCCGGGCCACCAAGAAGGTCCAGCTTGGTGGCGACCTTACGCGGGGCCTTGGTTCGGGCGGCAATCCTGAGATCGGCAAATCGGCAGCTGAGGAAAGCAAGAACGAGATCCGCAAGGTTCTCGAAGGCGCGGACATGGTGTTCATCACCGCCGGCATGGGCGGCGGCACCGGAACGGGCGCGGCCCCTGTGGTCGCCGATCTTGCCCGTGAAATCAACGCGCTGACCGTGGCGGTTGTGACGAAGCCGTTCGGGTTCGAAGGTCCGAAGCGCTTCCGTGTCGCGGATAACGGCATCACAGCGCTGACGGGCCGCGTGGACACGATCATCACGATTCCCAACAGCCGCATCCAGTCGGTGGTCGAGCGGCGCACCCCGCTCAACGAGGCGTTCCGCGTGGCCGACGACGTGCTTCGCCAGGGCGTCCAGGGCATCAGCGACATCATCACGATCCCTGGCACGATCAACGTTGACTTTGCCGACGTGCGCGCCGTCATGAACAACGCCGGCCCAGCCCTGATGGGCATCGGTTTCGGAGTAGGCGATCAGCGAGCCCTCCAAGCCGCGCAGAGCGCCACCAACAGCGCCCTTCTCGAGCAGTCGATCAACGGTGCACGAGGCGTGCTGGTCAATATCACGAGCAACGAAGAACTCACGCTTCAAGAGGTTAACGAGGCGATGGAGTACATCCATGGCCTGTGCGATTCCGACGAAGCCAACATCTTCTTTGGCACGGTGGTCGATCCGAACATGGACGGCTCTGTACGAATCACTGTGCTGGCGACAGGATTCGAGCCCGTGTCGCGTGAAGCCACGCCCACTCTCTTCGAGCCGGAGCGCGCCGTAGTGGTCGAGCGATCCCACTTGTCGCCCGTGGCCAATGCGTTCAATGCGATCAGCAAGACCCAGATTCCCCCGGTTCCCAATGCCGGAGACCCCGTGATGGTGACCGACCGTGGAATCACCGCCGGCCGACGCGGTGAGTTGGAAACACAAGCCGTTTTTGACGAAGAGGACCTTGAGATTCCGGCGTTCATTCGCGAGCACAGCGCCCGCCAATAG